A region of the Streptomyces durocortorensis genome:
AACGCCCGCAGGCGACTCACCAGTGTCCGCAGGGCCGACGCCCAGGTGGGCGGGAGGTCTCCCGGCCATATGACGTCGGCCAGTTCCTCCCGCGTCACTCCCTCCGGCCCTGCGAGTACGAGGCGTGCCAACGCCACCCGGGCCTGTGCGCTCTGAAGGTGGTAGTCGGCGCCGGCGCGTCTTACGGCCATCGGCCCCAGAATCTTGATCTCGGTGTCCATGAAACCCCATCCCCCTGGAGTGCCTGTGTGGTGCCAGCCTCCGGCGGGGCGGTACCAGCAGGGTGCCGGGGGGCGATCCCCGGCAAGTGGGACCGAGGTGGTACTTCCAGGCCGTATTGCACGCCTACGGGAGCGATGCCCGGCCATAACAGCGCCGGGGACGGCCGGAGGTGCCGGAGGCGCCGGACGGGGGACGTGCCGGACGGGGCTCACGGACTTGCGAAGCGTTTGCGCCGGCCTTCGTACTGTGCGACCCGCTGCCCGATCACAATGACCAGGAGTGCGCCATGCACCTTCCCACGCTTGAGGTGTCCGTCGACCGGCTGAAGGTCGTGAGCCGGATCAACGCCTTCGACCCTGACACACCGCTGACCACTTCGGGGGTCGATTCACTGGACCTCATGGAGTGGGTCTACGACATGCAGGAGCGGTACCCGGACCTGGGGGTGGACGAGACGATCGTCGAGAGCATCGACGACACCGTCACCTTCCGCGCCATCCACCAGCAGTTGGTGGCGGCCCACGACAGCGTCCCGGTCGCCTCCGCGGCCGGCGACGAGTGACCCCGGAGCCAGGGATGTCGGGCATCGGCATCATCGGCTGGGGCAAGTACCTGCCCGAGGGACGACTCACCAACGCCACGCTCGCCGCGCGGTTCGGCCTGGACGACGACTGGATCGTGCAGCGCACCGGCATCCGCGAGCGGCGGGTCGTGGGGCCCGGCGAGACCACCGCGTCACTGGCCGTCGAGGCCGGCCGGCGGGCGCTCGAACACGCGGGGCTGCGGCCCGACCAGATCTCCCACCTCATCCTCGCCTCGGGTACGCCCGAGCAGCTCTCGCCGGCCACCTCCGCGTTCGTACAGCGCGAACTGGGCACGGCCGGCGGCGCCCACGACGTGAACGCCGAATGCGCGAGCTTCGCCTACGGCTTCGTGGTCGCGGCGGGGCTCATGGCGATCGACCCCCGCCCGATCCTCCTGATCGGGACCGACACGCACTCGCTCGTCGTCAACCCCGAGGACCGGGACCTGGGAGTGCTGATCGGCGACGGGGCCGGGGCGGTCGTCCTGGCACCTCACGACCGCAGCTGGCTGCGCGGGTGGGACATGGGCTGTGACGGGAGCAAGGTCGACAGCCTCAAGATCCCGGCCGGTGGCAGCCGCCTGCCGACGAGCGACACGACGCTCCGCGAGAAGCAGCACTACGCGCAGATCAAGGGCAACGAGATCTACCTGAACGCCGTCCGTTTCACCGTGGGTTCGTTGAAGCGGACGCTGGAGGCGGCGGACCTCAAGCCCGACGACATCGACCACCTGCTGCCCCATCAGGCGAACCTGCGCATCATCGACTCGATCCTGGAACGCAGCGGCGTACCCCGGGAGCGCCTGATCACCAACATCGAGTACTACGGCAACACGGGAGCGGGGTCGATGCCGATCGCTCTCGCCGAGGCGCTCGACGCCGGGCGAATCCAGAAGGGCGATCGAGTGATGTTCGCGGCGTTCGGCGCCGGCATGGTGTGGCTGACCGCGCTGATCGAGTGGGGCGCGGGCGAACCGATGGAGTGGGCCTCATGACGGAGAACACCGCAAGCGCCCGCCCCTTCGCGGCGCAGCGCCCCGAGAAGCCGGTCGCGCTGGTGACCGGCGCGTCCGGAGGTTTCGGCGCTGCCGTGGCGGTCGAGCTCGACCGGCTGGGGTGCCGCGTCGCCCTCCACTACAACACCGCCGAGGACGGGGCCCGCGAGGTCAGCGAGAGCCTCGCGAACGACTCGATCGTCGTCCAGGCCGACGTCGGCGACTGGGACTCGGTCACCGCCCTGCACCGCCGGGTCGTCGAGGAGCTGGGCGAGGTCGACATCCTCGTCAGCAACGCGGCTGTCCGCAAGGACGCGCTGTTGATGAGCCAGTCGCCCGAGGTGTGGGCCCAGGTCGTCCAGACCAACCTGATGGGCACCTTCCACGTGTGCCGTGCCGTGCTGCCGTCCATGGTCAGACGGCGCTGGGGGCGGATCATCAACGTGGTGTCGCCGTCGGCCCTGGTCGCCACGTCCGGCCAGACGGCCTACGCCGCCTCCAAGGCGGGCGTGATCGGCCTCACGCGCACCCTGGCCACCGAGTGCGGGCGGCGCGGAGTGACGGTGAACGCTGTCTCGCCCGGATTCATGGAGACGCGGATGACGGCGGGCGCCACCGAGAAGTTCCGTCAGAACCTCGCCGCCAACCTGCCGGTGCCACGGCTGACCACCCCCGAGGAGGTCGCACCCAGCATCGGTGTGTTCCTGGACAACGACTACGTCACCGGCCAGGTGCTCAGCGTGGACGGCGGGATCTCCCTCATCTGAGGCGCGGCGGTCCGCACGGGAGGACAGCACCGGGAGGACAGCACCGGGAGGACAGCGCCGGGAGGACAGCGCCGGGACGCCGAAACCGGGAGGACACCGCCGGGACGACAGCGGTGGAAGAACAGCGGCAGGAGGTAAGCGACATGGCAGTCACCGGTACCCCGCGCGACGGGGCGCGGCTGCTGTGCTGGGCGGGCGCGGACGCGGCAGGCGAACGCGCGGCCCGGGCCGAGGTCGCCGAAGCGCTGCGCACCGGGGCCCCGGCACCCCGTCCGGTCCCGGGGCCGGTGCGCGGGGCGGTCGTCACGACGGGGGCCCGTGCCCTCGACGACCTCGCGGCCGCCCCGGTGCGGCGGGTCCCGGCCGAAGGGCCCCGGCCGGTCGTCCTGCTGCTGCCCGGCCAGGGCTCCCAGCGCGAGGGTATGGCCACCGGGCTGTACCGCGACGACCCCGTGTTCCGGGCGGCCGTCGACGAGGTGCTGGAGGCGTGGGGGGCCGAGGGCGAGAAGATCCGCGCCGACTGGCTCGGGACAGGAACCGGTCCGGGCATCCCGATCGATGACGGACGCCGGGCTCAGCCCCTGCTGTTCGCCGTCGACTACGGGTTGGGCCGACTGCTCATGAGCTGGGGCGTCACTCCGGCCGAGGCGCTGGGGCACAGCGCGGGCGAGGTCGTGGCGGCGACCCTCGCGGGGGCGTTCACCCTCCGGGAAGCCGTCGCACTGGTACGGGGCCGGGTGCGGGCCGCCGCGTCGGTCCCGCCCGGCGGAATGGTCGCCGTGGCGGCCTCGGTGGACGAGCTGGTCCCGTACCTGTCCGGGCAGGTCGCGGTGGCGGCCGTGAACGCCCCGCGCCGGACGATGCTGGCCGGGCCGAGCGGGGACCTCGCAGCCGTGGCGGAGCGTCTCACTCACGACCGCTGGACTCTGCGGCCGGTTCCCGCCACCACCCCCTTCCACAGCCCGGCGATGGAACCGGCCGTGGCGGCGGCCGAGCGGGCGTTCGACGCCCGGCCCCGCCCGGTCCGCTTCCCCGTCCGGTCCGGCTACACAGGCCGGTTGCTCACGGCGGAGGAAACGGGCTCCGCGCGGTTCTGGGCCCGCCAGATAGCCGACCCCGTCCACTTCGGGCCCGCACTGACCGCGCTGCTCGCCGGCGGGCACCGGCTGCTCGTGGAATGCGGACCGGGCCGCACCCTGACCTCCCTCGCCTTCCGGCAGTCCCCGGTGTACACGGGGGGAACCGCGGTGGTGCCCATGCTGCCGGGGGACGGGCCGGACGGTTCGGACCGCTCGGAGATCCTCCAGGCAGCCGCCGCCCTGTGGTGCGAGGGCCACGAACTGGCCCTCGGCGACCGACCGGTTACGCCGGTAGCGCCGGTAACGGGGGCATGAGCGCACTGCCGTACCGGCCCACCGCGGGCCTGTCACGGGACGTGATCCGAGCTATGCGATACGGCCGAGGAAGCCGAGCACCCGCTGGGTGACCTGCGTCGCGGCCTGTTCGTCGTACGACGGCAGGCTTTCGTCGGTGAACAGGTGCCTGTCGCCGGGGTAGAGGAACAGCTCGGCGTCCACCGCGGCTTCGACGAGCGCGCGGGCCTCGTCCACGTCGCCCTCCCCGACGAAGAACGGATCCGCGTCCAGGCCGTGGATCTGGACCGGGACGTCCTCGGGCCAGGCACCGCCGAACTCCGAGACCGGGACACATGCCTCGATCAACAGTGCACCCTTGGCGCCGGGGCGGGTCTGGGCCAGCTTCTGCGCCGGCAGGACGCCGAGCGAGAACCCGACGTAGACGAGCTCCGCGGGCAGCTTCTCGGCGGCCGCGGTTCCGCGGGCGACGACCGTGCCGAACCCGGCTGTCCCGGCGTAACCGATGCCCTCCTCAAGGCTGTCGAATACTCGCCCCTCGTACAGGTCCGGGACGTGCACGGTGTGTCCGGCCCGCCGCAGACGCTCGGCGAACTCGCGAACTCCGTCGGTCAGCCCGTGCCCATGGTGGAAGACCAGCACCTCAGCCATGTCACTCCCCTCCTGCCGCGGTGCCCGGGCGGCGCAGCAGCACGATCACGAGTATGGCCCGCGGCACTGACATCAGCGGGCCCAGGCCAGGCAGGCCAGGCAGGCCAGGCAGGCCAGGCAGGGAAGGGGAGCGGAGGGCCGAGCTGACGCACTACCCCCGCCCCACCACCACCCCCGCCCGGTCGATGCAGATCACGTCCACCTCGACCGGCGCGCCCCGCAGCACGGACAGGGCCTCCTCCCGGGCCCCCGCCGCCACCAGGTCGCCCAGCGGTACCCCCGCCGCCTCGCAGAGCCTCAGCGCCGCCAAGCCCGTGTTGGCGGACGCGATCTCGGCTGCCAGGGTTTCGTCCGCGCCGCCCCTGCGGGCCAGGTCCGCCAGGAAGACCTTGTCCACCTGGGAGCGGGCCGAGTGGAGGTCGAGGTGGCCCGCGGCGAGTTTCGAGAGCTTGGCGAAGCCGCCGCAGATGGTGAGGCGGTCCACCGGGTGGCGGCGTACGTACTTCAGGACCGCGCCCGCGAAGTCCCCCATGTCCAGCAGCGCGATGTCCGGCAGGCCGTACTCCGCCACCACCGTCTTCTCCGACGTCGACCCCGTGCAGCCGGCCACATGCGTCAGGCCGGCCGCCCTCGCCACGTCCACGCCCCGGCGGATCGAGTCGATCCAGGCCGAGCAGGAGTAGGGGACGACGACCCCCGTCGTACCCAGGATCGACAGACCGCCCAGGATGCCGAGGCGTCCGTTCCAGGTGGAGCGGGCGATCTCCTCGCCGTGGTCCACGGAGACCGTCACCTCCACGTCCGCCCGCTCCCCGTGCTCCGCCGCGACCCGCTCCACGTGCTCGCGCATCAGCTGGCGCGGGACCGGGTTCACCGCGGGCTCCCCGACGTCCAGCGGCAGGCCGGGGAGCGTGACCGTACCGACGCCCGGGCCTGCCCGGAACACCACTCCGGAGCCCGGCGGCAGCCTCCGTACCGTCGACCGGACCAGCGCGCCGTGCGTCACATCCGGGTCGTCGCCCGCGTCCTTCACCACCCCGGCGCTCGCCCGCCCGGGCCCCAGCTCCTCCACCGCCAGCGCGAACGCCGGGGTCTGGCCCCTCGGCAGCGTGATGCTCACCGGGTCCGGGAAGTCGCCGGTCAGCAGTGCCGTGTACGCGGCCGTCGTCGCCGCCGTCGCACAGGCACCGGTAGTCCAGCCGGGGCGCAGTCCGGTGTGTTTGAGTTGGGCACTGCGACCGCCCCGCGCCTCACCGCTCATGAAGAGAGTCCGTTCCGATGCCTGGTCCTGATGTGCCGCATGCGCTGCGTGTTCTTGTTCTGGGGGGTACGACCGAGGCGCGCCGGCTGGCCGAAAGCCTCGCCGGGGACCGGCGCGTCCGCGTCACCACCTCGCTCGCTGGGCGCGTCGCCGCCCCCCGGCTGCCCCCCGGTGAGGTGCGCGTCGGCGGGTTCGGTGGCCCCCACGGGCTCGCCGCGTGGATGCGTGAGCACCGGGTCGACGCCCTCATCGATGCCACCCACCCCTTCGCCGCGACCATGAGCCGGAACGCGGCCGAGGCCGCCGCGCAGACCCATGTTCCCCTCCTCGCCCTCCGTCGCCCGGGCTGGGTCGCCCAGGACGGTGACCGCTGGCACTTCGCCGGGTCGCTCGCCGAGGCCGCCGAGCTCCTGCCGACGCTGGGCGAGCGGGTCTTCCTCACCACCGGGCGGACGGGGCTCGCCGCCTTCGCCGACCTCGACGCGCTGTGGTTCCTCGTGCGGTCCGTCGATGCTCCCGAGCCGCCCTGCCCGGTCCGGATGGAAGTACTGCTCGACCGGGGGCCGTTCGATCTCGACGGGGAGCGGGAGATCATCCGTCGCCATCGCGTCGATGTCCTGGTGACGAAGGACAGTGGCGGCGATGCCACCGCTCCCAAGCTCGCCGCCGCCCGCGAGGCGGGGATTCCCGTCGTCGTCGTCCGGCGGCCACCGGTCCCCGAAGGGGTGCCGGTGGCCCGTACGCCCGACGAGGCCGTGCGGTGGGTACGGAAGCTCTACGCCTCCGGATAGCGGCGCGGCGTCCACACGATGGACCGGCCGGTCTCGCCGCGGCGCACCCAGCGCGTCTGCGACGAGCCCACGATCAGCAGCGTCCGCATGTCCACCTCCGCCGGGTCGACGTCGGCCAGCCGTACCGTACGTACGCTCTCCGTCGGGCCGCCCACATCGCGTGCCAGCACCACCGGGGTGTCCGGAGAGCGGTGTTCCAGGAGCAGGTCGCGGGCCTTGCCCACCTGCCATGTCCGGGACTTCGAGCCCGGGTTGTACAGCGCCAGCACCAGGTCCGCCGAGGCCGCCGCGCGCAGGCGTTCCGCGATGACCTCCCACGGCTTGAGGCGGTCCGAGAGGGAGATCGTGGCGTAGTCGTGGCCCAGGGGCGCGCCGGCGCGCGCCGCCGCCGCGTTGGCCGCGGTGACCCCGGGCAGCACCCGTACGGGAAGGTCCGCGTACTCCTCCTGCGCGGCCGCCTCCAGCACCGCCGTCGCCATCGCGAAGACCCCGGGGTCGCCGCCGGAGACCACCGCGACCCGGCGGCCGCGCCGGGCCAGGTCCAGCGCGAACTCCGCCCGCTCCGACTCCACCTTGTTGTCCGAGCCGTGCCGCGCCTGGCCGGGGCGGACCGGCACCCGGTCCAGGTAGGTCGTGTAGCCGACCAGGTCGTCCGCGGCCGCCAGCGCGCCCCGCGTCTCCGGCGTCAGCCACAGCGGGCCCGCCGGGCCGGTGCCGACGACCACGACCTCGCCCGTCGCATCGGAGGAACCCGAAGGCCTGGGCGCGTCTATCCGGCTCGGCAGCACCGCCACCGAGAAGTACGGAACCGACTCCGGGTCGATCTCGGCCAGCTCGCCCGTGCGCTCCCCGGCCATCGTCGCCCGCTCCACGTACCGCGCCTCCGCCAGCCTGCCCGACGCCTCGAACGCCCCGCGCACCGCCGGGAACGTACGGCCCAGCTTCATCACCACCGCCGTGTCCGTGGCGGCGAGACGGGCCGTCAGCTCCTCCTCCGGCAGCGTGCCGGGGAGGATGGTGAGGATCTCCTCGCCCTCCACCAGCGGGGTGCCGAGGCGGGCCGCGGCCGCGCTGACGGACGTGACGCCCGGGATGACCTCAGTGGTGTAGCGGTCGGCCAGGCGCTTGTGCATGTGCATGTACGAGCCGTAGAACATCGGGTCGCCCTCGGCGAGGACGGCTACCGTCCGCCCGGCGTCCAGATGCGCCGCGAGGCGGGCCGCGGCCTTCTCGTAGAACTCCTCCAGCGCGCCCCGGTAACCGCCGGGGTGGTCCGTGGTCTCCGTCGTGACGGGGTAGACCAGGGCCTCCTCGACGTGGTCCGGCCGCAGGTGCGCCGCCGCGATGGACCGGGCGATCGAGCGACCGTGCCGGGCGCTGTGGTACGCGATGACGTCCGCTTCGTCGATGGCCTGGACGGCCCGCAGAGTCATCAGGTTCGGGTCGCCGGGGCCGAGCCCGACGCCGTAGAGCTTGCCCCCGCCCGTGCTGGTGTCGTTTACCGGAGAAGCCATGGGAGCGCTCACTACTCCTCCTCGCTCGCGATGGCGTTGAGCGCCGCCGCCGCTATCGCGCTGCCGCCGCGCCTGCCGCGCACGATCAGGTGCTCCAGGCCCGAAGGGTGCTCGGCCAGGGCGTCCTTGGACTCGGCCGCGCCGATGAAGCCGACCGGGACGCCGATGACGGCGGCGGGGCGCGGGGCGCCCTCCTCGATCATCTCC
Encoded here:
- a CDS encoding phosphopantetheine-binding protein, with the translated sequence MHLPTLEVSVDRLKVVSRINAFDPDTPLTTSGVDSLDLMEWVYDMQERYPDLGVDETIVESIDDTVTFRAIHQQLVAAHDSVPVASAAGDE
- a CDS encoding 3-oxoacyl-ACP synthase III family protein — its product is MSGIGIIGWGKYLPEGRLTNATLAARFGLDDDWIVQRTGIRERRVVGPGETTASLAVEAGRRALEHAGLRPDQISHLILASGTPEQLSPATSAFVQRELGTAGGAHDVNAECASFAYGFVVAAGLMAIDPRPILLIGTDTHSLVVNPEDRDLGVLIGDGAGAVVLAPHDRSWLRGWDMGCDGSKVDSLKIPAGGSRLPTSDTTLREKQHYAQIKGNEIYLNAVRFTVGSLKRTLEAADLKPDDIDHLLPHQANLRIIDSILERSGVPRERLITNIEYYGNTGAGSMPIALAEALDAGRIQKGDRVMFAAFGAGMVWLTALIEWGAGEPMEWAS
- a CDS encoding 3-oxoacyl-ACP reductase family protein; this encodes MTENTASARPFAAQRPEKPVALVTGASGGFGAAVAVELDRLGCRVALHYNTAEDGAREVSESLANDSIVVQADVGDWDSVTALHRRVVEELGEVDILVSNAAVRKDALLMSQSPEVWAQVVQTNLMGTFHVCRAVLPSMVRRRWGRIINVVSPSALVATSGQTAYAASKAGVIGLTRTLATECGRRGVTVNAVSPGFMETRMTAGATEKFRQNLAANLPVPRLTTPEEVAPSIGVFLDNDYVTGQVLSVDGGISLI
- a CDS encoding acyltransferase domain-containing protein — translated: MAVTGTPRDGARLLCWAGADAAGERAARAEVAEALRTGAPAPRPVPGPVRGAVVTTGARALDDLAAAPVRRVPAEGPRPVVLLLPGQGSQREGMATGLYRDDPVFRAAVDEVLEAWGAEGEKIRADWLGTGTGPGIPIDDGRRAQPLLFAVDYGLGRLLMSWGVTPAEALGHSAGEVVAATLAGAFTLREAVALVRGRVRAAASVPPGGMVAVAASVDELVPYLSGQVAVAAVNAPRRTMLAGPSGDLAAVAERLTHDRWTLRPVPATTPFHSPAMEPAVAAAERAFDARPRPVRFPVRSGYTGRLLTAEETGSARFWARQIADPVHFGPALTALLAGGHRLLVECGPGRTLTSLAFRQSPVYTGGTAVVPMLPGDGPDGSDRSEILQAAAALWCEGHELALGDRPVTPVAPVTGA
- a CDS encoding dienelactone hydrolase family protein, yielding MAEVLVFHHGHGLTDGVREFAERLRRAGHTVHVPDLYEGRVFDSLEEGIGYAGTAGFGTVVARGTAAAEKLPAELVYVGFSLGVLPAQKLAQTRPGAKGALLIEACVPVSEFGGAWPEDVPVQIHGLDADPFFVGEGDVDEARALVEAAVDAELFLYPGDRHLFTDESLPSYDEQAATQVTQRVLGFLGRIA
- a CDS encoding cobalt-precorrin-5B (C(1))-methyltransferase encodes the protein MSGEARGGRSAQLKHTGLRPGWTTGACATAATTAAYTALLTGDFPDPVSITLPRGQTPAFALAVEELGPGRASAGVVKDAGDDPDVTHGALVRSTVRRLPPGSGVVFRAGPGVGTVTLPGLPLDVGEPAVNPVPRQLMREHVERVAAEHGERADVEVTVSVDHGEEIARSTWNGRLGILGGLSILGTTGVVVPYSCSAWIDSIRRGVDVARAAGLTHVAGCTGSTSEKTVVAEYGLPDIALLDMGDFAGAVLKYVRRHPVDRLTICGGFAKLSKLAAGHLDLHSARSQVDKVFLADLARRGGADETLAAEIASANTGLAALRLCEAAGVPLGDLVAAGAREEALSVLRGAPVEVDVICIDRAGVVVGRG
- a CDS encoding cobalt-precorrin-6A reductase; this translates as MPGPDVPHALRVLVLGGTTEARRLAESLAGDRRVRVTTSLAGRVAAPRLPPGEVRVGGFGGPHGLAAWMREHRVDALIDATHPFAATMSRNAAEAAAQTHVPLLALRRPGWVAQDGDRWHFAGSLAEAAELLPTLGERVFLTTGRTGLAAFADLDALWFLVRSVDAPEPPCPVRMEVLLDRGPFDLDGEREIIRRHRVDVLVTKDSGGDATAPKLAAAREAGIPVVVVRRPPVPEGVPVARTPDEAVRWVRKLYASG
- a CDS encoding precorrin-2 C(20)-methyltransferase codes for the protein MASPVNDTSTGGGKLYGVGLGPGDPNLMTLRAVQAIDEADVIAYHSARHGRSIARSIAAAHLRPDHVEEALVYPVTTETTDHPGGYRGALEEFYEKAAARLAAHLDAGRTVAVLAEGDPMFYGSYMHMHKRLADRYTTEVIPGVTSVSAAAARLGTPLVEGEEILTILPGTLPEEELTARLAATDTAVVMKLGRTFPAVRGAFEASGRLAEARYVERATMAGERTGELAEIDPESVPYFSVAVLPSRIDAPRPSGSSDATGEVVVVGTGPAGPLWLTPETRGALAAADDLVGYTTYLDRVPVRPGQARHGSDNKVESERAEFALDLARRGRRVAVVSGGDPGVFAMATAVLEAAAQEEYADLPVRVLPGVTAANAAAARAGAPLGHDYATISLSDRLKPWEVIAERLRAAASADLVLALYNPGSKSRTWQVGKARDLLLEHRSPDTPVVLARDVGGPTESVRTVRLADVDPAEVDMRTLLIVGSSQTRWVRRGETGRSIVWTPRRYPEA